In one window of Bacteroidota bacterium DNA:
- the ccsA gene encoding cytochrome c biogenesis protein CcsA, whose protein sequence is MLGLIGELALFVAFAAAIASGVAYVLASRDRLTPTEALQYKRLGRGGWLASLGATVGASVILWTLLLTEQYQYHYVYSQTSSAMPFRYQFSAFWAGQEGSFMLWILMTGAVGASVLWWSTRRAGITAASVKARETFEAPVMAVCALCLGFLLSMVIGLKIGGIQIGASPFITLAEKFPDAPIVQQAGYVPQDGQGLNDLLQNPWMTIHPPTLFVGFTMMMVPFAFAVAGLWKRQYTQWVKPALPWTLVGLGVLGLGIMMGGYWAYITLSFGGWWAWDPVENSSLVPWLIGVAALHAMLVQKKTSGGHKAALLLTVAAFAFVIYSTFLTRSGILGDVSVHSFVDLGLYNQLLLFILSIIGLGFGLFFYRYRDLPKPAAPPATLSRESFIFMGALTLALTGLVIILGTSAPIFGRIFRDNPAAVDVAFYNEWTLPLGIVMALLAGLGQLLWWTKMSVENVNRILLRPLALTAVSTAVAAPFIARGLATPQAPIADASVEGGAIEASLLGAGFAGFWDVYGVSLLVLLLAFAAFFAFWGNSLVLWRIGRGNLKLAGGSLTHVGFALVLMGILTSSFFNSPLTDGQGASVGGDRDNFIVEKGQTKAVEGYAFTYTGEGYNDEGKPVYILDVTTPSGRQFEARNVVYQDSRDQTIQSPHVDKTLMQDLYIAVYPSFMFGPTEEEQNGEIMLQRGETRSLGNREYSLRFVDYELDIDEAVVDIDPVTVDLAVAARLELTNRATGETRTLRPVYVITNENEQQFIQNRVLDWGITVTFTGMEVNQGAIKLGVEGVSIQPEEWMVVQAYEKPFISILWLGTLILLAGFTLASVRRFGEQRSRKRDVKTEAA, encoded by the coding sequence ATGCTTGGACTGATCGGCGAACTCGCGCTCTTCGTCGCCTTTGCGGCGGCCATCGCCTCCGGCGTGGCCTACGTGCTGGCCTCCCGCGACCGGCTCACGCCCACCGAGGCGCTGCAGTATAAACGCCTCGGGCGCGGCGGCTGGCTCGCCTCGCTCGGCGCGACCGTCGGGGCGTCGGTGATCCTGTGGACGCTGCTGCTGACGGAGCAGTACCAGTACCACTACGTCTACAGCCAGACGTCGTCGGCGATGCCGTTCCGGTATCAGTTCTCGGCGTTCTGGGCGGGCCAGGAAGGCTCGTTCATGCTGTGGATTCTCATGACTGGGGCCGTCGGCGCGAGTGTGCTGTGGTGGTCGACGCGGCGCGCAGGAATTACAGCGGCGAGCGTCAAGGCGCGCGAAACGTTCGAAGCACCCGTCATGGCCGTGTGCGCGCTGTGCCTCGGCTTCCTCCTCTCGATGGTGATCGGGCTCAAGATCGGCGGCATCCAGATCGGCGCGTCGCCCTTCATCACGCTCGCGGAGAAGTTTCCCGACGCGCCCATCGTGCAGCAGGCAGGCTACGTCCCGCAGGACGGCCAGGGCCTCAACGATCTCCTCCAGAACCCCTGGATGACGATCCACCCGCCGACGCTCTTCGTCGGGTTCACGATGATGATGGTGCCGTTCGCGTTCGCCGTGGCGGGGCTGTGGAAGCGGCAGTACACCCAGTGGGTGAAGCCAGCGCTCCCTTGGACGCTCGTCGGTCTCGGCGTGCTCGGCCTCGGCATCATGATGGGCGGCTACTGGGCCTACATCACGCTCTCCTTCGGCGGCTGGTGGGCGTGGGACCCCGTCGAGAACTCATCGCTCGTGCCGTGGCTCATCGGCGTGGCGGCGCTCCACGCGATGCTCGTGCAGAAGAAGACCTCGGGCGGCCACAAGGCGGCGCTGCTCCTGACGGTCGCGGCGTTCGCGTTCGTGATCTACTCGACGTTCCTCACCCGCTCCGGCATCCTCGGCGACGTGTCCGTGCACTCGTTCGTCGACCTCGGGCTCTACAACCAGCTCCTGCTCTTCATCCTGAGCATCATCGGCCTCGGCTTCGGGCTCTTCTTCTATCGCTACCGCGACCTGCCGAAGCCTGCCGCGCCGCCCGCGACGCTCAGCCGCGAGTCGTTCATCTTCATGGGGGCGCTCACGCTCGCGCTCACCGGGCTCGTCATCATCCTCGGCACGAGCGCGCCGATCTTCGGGCGCATCTTCCGCGACAACCCGGCGGCCGTAGACGTGGCGTTCTACAACGAATGGACGCTCCCGCTCGGCATCGTGATGGCGCTCCTCGCGGGGCTCGGCCAGCTGCTCTGGTGGACGAAGATGTCGGTCGAGAACGTCAACCGCATCCTCCTCAGGCCGCTCGCGCTCACGGCGGTATCGACCGCCGTCGCGGCCCCCTTCATCGCGCGTGGCCTGGCGACGCCGCAGGCCCCGATCGCCGATGCGAGTGTTGAGGGCGGCGCCATCGAGGCGAGCCTACTCGGCGCTGGGTTCGCGGGCTTCTGGGACGTCTACGGCGTGAGCCTGCTCGTGCTGCTGCTCGCGTTCGCAGCGTTCTTCGCGTTCTGGGGCAACAGCCTCGTGCTCTGGCGCATCGGGCGCGGCAACCTCAAGCTCGCAGGCGGCTCGCTCACCCACGTCGGCTTCGCGCTCGTACTGATGGGCATCCTCACCTCGTCATTCTTCAACAGCCCGCTCACCGACGGCCAGGGCGCATCCGTCGGCGGCGACCGCGACAACTTCATCGTCGAAAAGGGCCAGACGAAGGCCGTCGAAGGCTACGCGTTCACCTACACTGGCGAAGGCTACAACGACGAGGGCAAGCCCGTCTATATCCTCGACGTGACGACGCCTTCGGGCCGCCAGTTCGAGGCACGTAACGTGGTCTACCAGGACTCGCGCGACCAGACGATCCAGAGCCCGCACGTCGACAAGACGCTCATGCAGGACCTCTATATCGCGGTCTATCCGTCGTTCATGTTCGGCCCGACCGAGGAGGAGCAGAACGGCGAGATCATGCTTCAGCGCGGCGAGACGCGCAGCCTCGGCAACCGGGAGTATTCGCTCCGCTTCGTCGACTACGAGCTCGACATCGACGAGGCCGTCGTCGACATCGACCCGGTGACCGTGGACCTCGCGGTGGCAGCGCGGCTGGAGTTGACCAACCGGGCGACCGGCGAGACACGCACGCTACGGCCGGTCTACGTGATCACCAACGAGAACGAACAGCAGTTCATCCAGAACCGCGTCCTCGACTGGGGCATCACGGTAACGTTCACTGGCATGGAGGTCAACCAGGGCGCGATCAAGCTCGGCGTCGAGGGCGTCTCCATTCAGCCCGAGGAGTGGATGGTGGTGCAGGCCTACGAGAAGCCGTTCATCAGCATCCTATGGCTCGGCACGCTGATCCTGCTGGCGGGCTTCACGCTGGCCTCGGTGCGCCGCTTCGGCGAGCAGCGCAGCCGGAAACGAGACGTGAAGACCGAGGCGGCCTAG
- a CDS encoding RimK-like protein: MSASLDPPNAERFLVAALREEAARRGIACTTFSADWIVRLSRGNRHATVMGYHFPLNSAPAAMLAGDKAAAAEAMAHADVPYVEHRLFLRPALASYVGSGGNWATMLTYAQEHDGHLVVKPNEGTGGQHVLRVQSALELEAAVHDLFAHHRALALSPYLAIDREVRLIMLDGTCRLAYEKVRADHDPDNAEWRHNLGLGATPHLVDPPPAALIDHAHTAMRALELRFASVDLVEVSGTWRVLEVNAGVMMEAFARQSAANATRASAIYGAALDAVFSNKA, from the coding sequence ATGAGTGCATCCCTTGACCCGCCGAACGCCGAGCGCTTCCTCGTCGCTGCGCTGCGCGAGGAAGCGGCCCGGCGCGGCATCGCCTGCACGACGTTCTCGGCGGACTGGATCGTCCGGCTGAGCCGAGGCAACCGGCACGCGACGGTGATGGGCTACCACTTCCCGCTCAACAGCGCTCCCGCAGCGATGCTCGCGGGCGACAAGGCCGCCGCCGCCGAAGCGATGGCGCACGCTGACGTCCCGTACGTCGAGCATCGCCTGTTCCTGCGCCCCGCGCTCGCCAGCTACGTCGGCAGCGGCGGTAACTGGGCAACGATGCTCACCTATGCGCAGGAGCACGACGGGCACCTCGTCGTGAAGCCCAACGAAGGCACGGGCGGGCAGCACGTGTTGCGCGTCCAGTCGGCGTTGGAACTGGAAGCGGCGGTCCACGACCTGTTCGCGCACCACCGCGCGCTCGCGCTCAGCCCGTACCTCGCCATCGACCGCGAGGTGCGCCTCATCATGCTCGACGGGACGTGTCGGCTCGCCTACGAGAAAGTCCGCGCCGACCACGATCCAGATAACGCCGAGTGGCGGCACAACCTCGGCCTGGGCGCAACGCCGCACCTGGTCGATCCGCCTCCGGCTGCGCTGATCGATCACGCCCACACCGCGATGCGCGCGCTGGAGCTACGGTTTGCCTCCGTCGATCTCGTGGAGGTGAGCGGCACGTGGCGTGTGCTCGAAGTCAACGCAGGCGTGATGATGGAGGCGTTCGCGCGGCAGTCGGCGGCCAACGCCACCCGCGCCTCGGCGATCTACGGGGCTGCGCTGGACGCCGTGTTTAGCAACAAGGCGTAG